One Chroococcidiopsis sp. TS-821 genomic window carries:
- a CDS encoding VOC family protein has translation MQTTGIHHVAIICSDYERSKKFYVEVLGCSIINETFRAARNSYKLDLQIGKDQIELFSFPNPPTRPSTPEACGLRHLAFAVEDLEKTVLELQSKGVEVEPIRVDEITGKRFTFFQDPDALPLEIYQL, from the coding sequence ATGCAAACTACAGGAATTCATCACGTTGCAATTATTTGTTCGGACTACGAACGATCTAAAAAATTTTATGTCGAAGTTTTAGGCTGTTCGATCATTAACGAAACTTTTCGAGCTGCCAGAAACTCTTACAAACTAGATTTACAAATTGGCAAAGACCAGATTGAGTTATTTTCCTTCCCCAATCCTCCCACAAGACCGAGTACCCCAGAAGCTTGTGGTTTAAGACATCTTGCGTTTGCGGTGGAAGATTTAGAGAAAACTGTACTCGAATTACAGTCAAAAGGTGTCGAGGTAGAACCAATTCGCGTTGATGAAATAACAGGTAAACGCTTCACTTTTTTTCAAGATCCCGATGCCTTACCTTTAGAAATTTATCAGTTGTAG